The following proteins are co-located in the Bordetella bronchialis genome:
- a CDS encoding 2-hydroxyacid dehydrogenase, translating to MPVSSNGQSLGSLVFYSEFDDFNVWKAALQAQLPGLRILHAGEATDPAGIHYALAWKAPEGFFDNMSRLRLIINLGAGVDSLVGRTDLPAGVPITRISDPDMGRMMASYVLFATLRYARDIPWFERAQRRAQWAYRHPRSPEDIRVGVLGLGELGAYAARELRRQGLTVLGWSRSRREIDGIQCYSGMESLNTVLSQVEILVVMLPLTAETRGLLDRQRLLALPRGAALINVARGALVDQVAMTELLQSGHLGGATLDVFDREPLPADDPLWKMDNVLITPHLASVAIPASAARQVAENILRVASGEQPVNRVDPSRGY from the coding sequence ATGCCGGTATCGAGCAACGGGCAGTCCCTGGGGTCGCTGGTGTTCTACAGCGAGTTCGACGATTTCAATGTGTGGAAGGCGGCGCTGCAGGCACAATTGCCGGGCTTGCGGATACTGCACGCCGGCGAGGCCACGGATCCCGCCGGTATCCACTACGCACTGGCGTGGAAGGCACCCGAAGGTTTCTTCGACAACATGTCCAGGCTGCGCCTGATCATCAATCTGGGCGCTGGCGTGGATTCGCTGGTGGGGCGCACGGATCTTCCCGCCGGCGTGCCGATCACGCGTATCAGCGATCCCGATATGGGACGCATGATGGCAAGCTATGTGCTGTTCGCGACACTGCGCTATGCACGGGATATTCCGTGGTTCGAGCGGGCGCAGCGCCGGGCACAATGGGCGTATCGCCATCCCCGCTCGCCGGAAGATATCCGGGTGGGGGTGCTGGGGCTGGGCGAGCTGGGCGCCTATGCGGCCCGCGAGCTGCGGCGCCAGGGGCTGACGGTGCTGGGCTGGTCGCGAAGCCGGCGGGAGATCGACGGGATCCAGTGCTATTCGGGCATGGAGTCGCTGAATACGGTGCTGTCGCAGGTGGAGATCCTGGTCGTCATGCTGCCGCTGACGGCGGAAACGCGGGGGCTGCTGGACCGGCAGCGCTTATTGGCGTTGCCCCGGGGCGCGGCGCTGATCAACGTGGCCCGGGGGGCGCTGGTGGACCAGGTCGCCATGACGGAGCTGCTGCAAAGCGGTCATCTGGGTGGCGCCACGCTGGACGTCTTCGACCGCGAACCCTTGCCCGCGGATGATCCGCTCTGGAAGATGGACAACGTGCTGATTACCCCCCATCTGGCTTCGGTCGCGATTCCTGCTTCGGCGGCCAGGCAGGTGGCGGAGAATATCCTGCGGGTGGCGTCCGGGGAACAGCCGGTGAATCGGGTGGATCCTTCACGGGGATATTGA
- the argE gene encoding acetylornithine deacetylase, giving the protein MSRPTPSASLDLLRELIAFPSVTLTPNADLMDRVREVLGKAGIASTLVADPQDPSRCNLFATVGPADVPGVMLSGHTDVVPVKGQPWTSPPFEATERDGRIYGRGSADMKGFVACAVMAMIRAAGRPLRRPLQLALSFDEEIGCVGVRHLIRALADMRPAPALVIVGEPTLMKIGTGHKGKAAYRAICCGQAGHSGLAPRFVNAIHTAADLVAALRDVQRDLAERGPREDGYAIPYSTIHAGTIRGGTALNIVPQECEVNFEIRNVAQDEPAEILDRVLQAARARMQAAQALPEAGAPEIEVVNAYPGLSMDEDSAAVRLLASLLPPETPRTKVAFGTEGGLFRQQWTGTPVLVCGPGSIEVAHKADEYVEISQIQACDSMLERLADYLCAG; this is encoded by the coding sequence ATGAGCCGCCCCACTCCTTCCGCCAGCCTGGACCTGCTGCGCGAACTGATCGCTTTCCCTTCGGTCACGCTGACCCCCAACGCGGACCTGATGGACCGGGTGCGGGAAGTCCTGGGCAAAGCCGGCATCGCGTCCACGCTCGTCGCGGACCCCCAGGATCCCAGCCGCTGCAACCTCTTCGCCACCGTCGGTCCCGCCGACGTGCCCGGCGTCATGCTCTCGGGCCACACCGACGTCGTGCCCGTCAAGGGCCAGCCGTGGACCAGCCCGCCTTTCGAGGCGACGGAGCGGGACGGGCGGATCTACGGCCGCGGCAGCGCCGACATGAAGGGCTTCGTAGCCTGCGCGGTCATGGCGATGATCCGCGCCGCGGGGCGCCCGCTCCGGCGCCCCCTGCAGCTGGCCCTGTCCTTCGACGAGGAAATCGGCTGCGTGGGCGTGCGCCACCTGATCCGGGCCCTGGCCGACATGCGCCCCGCGCCCGCGCTGGTCATCGTGGGCGAACCCACCTTGATGAAGATCGGCACCGGCCATAAAGGCAAGGCCGCCTACCGCGCCATCTGCTGCGGCCAGGCCGGCCATTCCGGCCTGGCGCCGCGTTTCGTCAACGCCATCCACACCGCCGCCGACCTGGTCGCCGCCCTGCGCGACGTCCAGCGCGACCTGGCGGAACGCGGCCCGCGCGAGGACGGCTACGCCATTCCTTATTCGACCATCCATGCGGGCACCATACGCGGCGGCACCGCGCTGAATATCGTGCCGCAGGAATGCGAGGTGAATTTCGAGATCCGCAATGTCGCCCAGGACGAGCCCGCCGAAATCCTGGACCGCGTGCTGCAAGCCGCCCGCGCCCGCATGCAAGCGGCGCAGGCCCTGCCCGAGGCCGGGGCGCCCGAGATCGAGGTCGTCAATGCCTATCCCGGCCTGTCCATGGACGAGGACTCTGCCGCCGTACGCCTGCTGGCGTCCCTGCTGCCGCCGGAGACCCCGCGCACCAAGGTCGCCTTCGGTACGGAAGGCGGCCTGTTCCGCCAGCAGTGGACCGGGACACCGGTGCTGGTGTGCGGCCCCGGCAGTATCGAGGTCGCCCACAAGGCCGACGAGTACGTGGAAATCTCGCAGATCCAGGCCTGCGATTCGATGCTCGAGCGGCTGGCCGACTACCTCTGCGCCGGCTAG
- a CDS encoding ABC transporter permease — protein MTIRNSVPLWMRLGAPLLVALILAFILLPVVVVTLASFNDKALLTFPPQSWSWRWFERAFTYPDFQDGFRASLVVTLWASLLALAIGTALAIAVKRFDFPGKHALQAVLLSPLVIPHFTLGLGLLILVAQLNLDRGYAIVILCHVMLVLPFVLRSVYVSMENLDARLEQSAASLGASPLRVLFTITVPLLAPGLFGGWLFAAIMSFSEFTASLFVTTQSTQTLPVSMYNYVREFADPTLAALSVVYIAVTACLLAFANYFLGLGRILNIDESR, from the coding sequence ATGACAATACGCAATTCCGTGCCGCTGTGGATGCGCCTGGGGGCGCCGCTGCTGGTGGCCCTGATCCTTGCCTTTATCCTGCTGCCGGTGGTCGTGGTGACGCTGGCTTCGTTCAATGACAAGGCGCTGCTGACTTTCCCGCCCCAGAGCTGGTCGTGGCGGTGGTTCGAGCGGGCGTTCACCTATCCGGACTTCCAGGACGGCTTCCGGGCCAGCCTGGTGGTCACGCTCTGGGCGTCGCTGCTGGCCCTGGCGATCGGGACGGCGCTGGCGATCGCGGTGAAGCGCTTCGATTTTCCGGGCAAGCATGCCTTGCAGGCGGTGCTGCTGTCGCCGCTGGTGATCCCGCATTTCACGCTGGGGCTGGGCTTGCTGATCCTGGTGGCGCAGCTGAACCTGGACCGTGGCTATGCCATCGTCATCCTGTGCCATGTGATGCTCGTCCTGCCGTTCGTGCTGCGCAGCGTTTACGTGTCCATGGAAAACCTGGACGCGCGGCTGGAGCAGAGCGCGGCCAGCCTGGGAGCTTCGCCGTTGCGGGTGCTCTTTACCATTACGGTGCCGTTGCTGGCGCCGGGACTGTTCGGGGGCTGGCTGTTCGCGGCCATCATGTCCTTCAGCGAGTTCACGGCTTCGCTGTTCGTGACGACCCAAAGCACGCAGACCTTGCCGGTGTCCATGTACAACTACGTCCGCGAGTTCGCCGATCCGACATTGGCGGCGCTATCGGTCGTGTATATCGCGGTCACTGCTTGCTTGCTGGCGTTTGCGAATTATTTCCTGGGGCTGGGGAGGATATTGAATATCGATGAGTCCAGGTAG
- a CDS encoding type II 3-dehydroquinate dehydratase, producing MNTPTAPATAANTAKVWFLNGPNANLYGLDANKTYGSESFPVLRQRCEAKAARLGIALNFVQSNHEGQLIDWIQEARGASQGIIINAAGLTYTSIPLLDALLSFPGRIIEVHMSNIWKREPFRHHSYISKAADGVIAGLGGDGYELAIEAMSRLIGKTA from the coding sequence ATGAACACACCCACCGCCCCGGCCACCGCCGCCAACACCGCCAAGGTCTGGTTCCTGAACGGGCCCAATGCGAATCTATATGGCCTGGACGCCAACAAGACCTACGGGTCCGAGAGTTTCCCGGTCCTGCGCCAGCGCTGCGAGGCGAAGGCGGCGCGGTTGGGCATCGCCCTGAACTTCGTGCAATCCAATCACGAGGGGCAACTGATCGACTGGATCCAGGAGGCGCGCGGGGCGTCGCAAGGGATCATCATCAACGCGGCGGGACTGACGTATACGTCGATTCCGCTGCTGGATGCGCTGCTATCCTTCCCGGGCCGGATCATCGAGGTGCATATGAGCAATATCTGGAAGCGCGAGCCTTTCCGGCACCATTCGTATATTTCAAAGGCGGCGGACGGGGTGATCGCGGGACTGGGCGGCGACGGCTACGAGCTGGCGATCGAAGCGATGTCGCGCCTGATAGGCAAGACGGCCTGA
- a CDS encoding glutathione S-transferase family protein, with protein MPRLLYAPTSPYVRKVMVCAHLCGMADRIVLLDSAAHPIRRDPRIAAHNPLAKVPTLILDDGQSLYDSRVICEYIASLAANQDLFPPAGPGRWRALTGQALGDGLLDAALLARYETTARPAESQWPEWRAAQLVKVAASLDEIEAHAPAAAASGPSIGEVTIGCALGYLDFRFPELDWRASHPGAASWFQVFNAQPAMQATLPRDA; from the coding sequence ATGCCAAGACTGCTTTACGCCCCCACGTCGCCCTATGTCCGCAAGGTGATGGTCTGCGCGCACCTATGCGGCATGGCCGACCGCATCGTCCTGCTGGACAGCGCGGCCCACCCCATCCGCCGCGATCCCCGCATCGCCGCGCACAATCCGCTGGCCAAGGTGCCGACGCTGATCCTGGACGACGGCCAGTCGCTGTACGACAGCCGGGTCATCTGCGAGTACATCGCCAGCCTGGCCGCCAACCAGGACCTGTTCCCGCCCGCCGGCCCCGGGCGCTGGCGCGCACTGACCGGGCAGGCGCTCGGCGACGGGCTGCTGGACGCCGCGCTGCTGGCGCGCTACGAGACCACGGCCCGTCCCGCCGAGTCGCAATGGCCCGAATGGCGGGCAGCCCAGTTGGTCAAGGTGGCCGCCAGCCTGGACGAAATCGAAGCGCACGCGCCGGCCGCGGCCGCTTCCGGCCCCAGCATCGGCGAGGTGACGATAGGCTGCGCGCTGGGCTACCTGGACTTCCGCTTCCCCGAACTGGACTGGCGCGCCTCCCACCCTGGGGCCGCGAGCTGGTTCCAGGTATTCAACGCACAGCCCGCCATGCAGGCCACGCTCCCGCGCGACGCCTGA
- a CDS encoding RidA family protein, whose product MKHTRIRTFNTKATYPEQNLDNDLCQAVVARGSTVFLRGQIGQNLDTSESVCIGDAAGQAEQAMSNIAMLLKEAGGELEHICKITIYIIDPRYREAVYRVVGRWLKGVFPVSTGIVVSALARPEWLVEIDATAVIPD is encoded by the coding sequence ATGAAACACACCCGCATCCGTACCTTCAACACCAAAGCCACCTACCCCGAGCAGAACCTGGACAACGACCTGTGCCAGGCCGTCGTCGCCCGGGGCAGCACCGTATTCCTGCGCGGACAGATCGGCCAGAACCTGGACACCTCCGAAAGCGTCTGCATCGGCGACGCGGCGGGACAGGCGGAACAGGCCATGTCCAACATCGCCATGCTGCTGAAGGAAGCGGGCGGCGAGCTGGAGCACATCTGCAAAATCACCATCTACATCATCGATCCGCGCTACCGCGAAGCCGTGTACCGCGTGGTGGGCCGCTGGCTCAAGGGCGTCTTCCCGGTCTCGACGGGCATCGTCGTCTCCGCCCTGGCCCGCCCCGAATGGCTGGTGGAAATCGACGCCACGGCCGTCATCCCCGATTAA
- a CDS encoding ABC transporter substrate-binding protein has translation MIRKLLSVGILASTLAASAAWAQDALVVSTWGGSFRDLIDENIGKEFTRQTGVPVKYITGGTIDRLNKAKLATKPESDITFTTSHIGWLYVNSNLYEKLDTSKLKNYSHLVDRARISPYHIGSWAYVYTIGYRPDLVPSDIKFDSWNDLWNPALKGKLSAPDFDPSHIITIAAMLSGGDATTWQKGEDKLKALKPNFKAFYTNDANSQQLIATGETPVQVLLSMNAYYMIGQGVPIKVAMPKEGAVLGVDTMAIMKGSSKVDLAYKFMDIALSPEVQAKIVAYKKASPVVDNAKVSPEDAALPGVFTTKEQWAKQAIVIDDKLRAEKTAEWRKWFTENIMN, from the coding sequence ATGATACGTAAGCTATTGTCGGTCGGTATTCTCGCCAGCACGCTGGCGGCCAGCGCGGCCTGGGCGCAGGACGCCCTGGTGGTCAGCACCTGGGGCGGCAGCTTCCGGGACCTGATCGACGAGAACATCGGCAAGGAATTCACGCGCCAGACCGGGGTGCCGGTCAAGTACATCACGGGCGGCACGATAGACCGCTTGAACAAGGCCAAGCTGGCGACGAAGCCGGAAAGCGACATTACGTTCACGACCTCGCATATCGGCTGGCTGTACGTGAACAGCAATCTGTACGAGAAGCTGGACACCAGCAAGCTGAAGAATTATTCGCACCTGGTGGACCGCGCCAGGATCAGCCCGTACCACATCGGCAGCTGGGCCTACGTCTACACCATCGGCTATCGTCCCGACCTGGTGCCGTCCGATATCAAGTTCGACAGCTGGAACGACCTGTGGAATCCGGCCCTGAAGGGCAAGCTGTCCGCCCCCGATTTCGATCCCAGCCACATCATCACGATCGCCGCCATGCTTTCCGGCGGCGACGCCACCACGTGGCAGAAGGGCGAGGACAAGCTGAAGGCCCTGAAGCCGAACTTCAAGGCCTTCTATACCAACGACGCCAACAGCCAGCAATTGATCGCCACGGGCGAGACGCCGGTGCAGGTGCTGCTGTCCATGAATGCCTACTACATGATCGGGCAGGGCGTGCCGATCAAGGTGGCGATGCCCAAGGAGGGCGCCGTGCTGGGCGTGGATACCATGGCCATCATGAAGGGCAGCTCCAAGGTGGACCTGGCGTACAAATTCATGGATATCGCGCTGTCGCCCGAGGTGCAGGCCAAGATCGTCGCCTACAAGAAGGCCAGCCCGGTGGTCGACAACGCCAAGGTGTCGCCGGAAGACGCCGCGCTGCCGGGCGTGTTCACCACCAAGGAGCAGTGGGCCAAGCAGGCTATCGTGATCGACGACAAGCTGCGCGCCGAGAAGACGGCCGAGTGGCGCAAGTGGTTCACCGAGAACATCATGAATTGA
- a CDS encoding ABC transporter permease, with the protein MNNRSGLRGWLVSPAGIIALFICAALITVFQFSLRAFIPGSMEVGGLTLANFSGLGKPIYRDAFANTLLLSVETTVFSLLVAYPLAYALVRVRHRLLKSFILIVSITPLFLGEIVRTYSWIIVLGNNGFINTMLRKAGLIDMPLNLMFSHLGVLVALVHVTIPVVVLMLATAISHIDRDYAKAAQSLGAGPVRTFLTVTLPLSMPGILASVTTSFAWTFSAFATPQMIGGGRVPTVSTLVYQLGFSSMNFPLAASLSVAGLALTVVSLMLLGRMTRRLKAIQVH; encoded by the coding sequence ATGAATAACCGTTCCGGGCTGAGGGGATGGCTGGTTTCCCCGGCGGGCATCATCGCGCTGTTCATCTGCGCGGCCTTGATTACGGTATTCCAGTTCAGTTTGCGCGCGTTCATCCCGGGCTCGATGGAGGTCGGCGGACTGACGCTGGCCAATTTCTCGGGCCTGGGCAAGCCGATTTACCGCGATGCGTTCGCCAATACGCTGCTGTTGAGCGTGGAGACCACGGTTTTTTCCCTGCTGGTCGCCTATCCGCTGGCGTATGCGCTGGTGCGGGTGCGCCACAGGCTGCTGAAGTCCTTCATCCTGATCGTGTCCATCACCCCGCTGTTCCTGGGCGAGATCGTGCGAACCTATTCCTGGATCATCGTGCTGGGTAATAACGGCTTCATCAACACGATGCTGCGCAAGGCGGGGCTGATCGATATGCCCCTGAACCTGATGTTCAGCCACCTGGGCGTGCTGGTGGCCCTGGTGCATGTGACGATCCCGGTGGTCGTGCTGATGCTGGCCACGGCGATATCCCATATCGACCGCGACTACGCGAAGGCGGCGCAAAGCCTGGGGGCAGGGCCCGTGCGCACCTTCCTGACCGTGACGCTGCCGCTATCGATGCCGGGCATTCTCGCCAGCGTGACGACGTCCTTCGCATGGACGTTCAGCGCCTTCGCGACGCCGCAGATGATAGGCGGCGGCCGGGTGCCGACGGTGTCGACGCTGGTTTACCAGCTGGGGTTTTCGTCCATGAATTTTCCGTTGGCAGCCAGCCTGAGCGTGGCAGGCCTGGCGCTGACGGTGGTGTCGCTGATGCTGCTGGGGCGGATGACGCGCCGGCTCAAGGCCATCCAGGTGCATTGA
- a CDS encoding helix-turn-helix transcriptional regulator, with protein MKKKIAPTFDAAEALARLGQNLRTARLRRAETETALAERIGVSRSTIVRLEKGDGGISAALLVEALLQFGFGDQVFALADPEQDRVGQRLDEIRRPQRGSRRAPAAHRHDPAKL; from the coding sequence ATGAAAAAGAAAATAGCGCCCACCTTCGACGCCGCGGAGGCCCTTGCCCGCCTGGGCCAGAACCTGCGCACCGCGCGCCTGCGCCGGGCTGAAACCGAAACGGCCCTCGCCGAGCGCATCGGCGTATCCCGGTCCACCATCGTGCGGCTGGAAAAAGGCGACGGCGGCATATCCGCCGCCCTGCTCGTGGAAGCCCTGCTGCAGTTCGGCTTCGGCGACCAGGTCTTCGCGCTGGCCGATCCGGAACAGGACAGGGTCGGCCAGCGCCTGGACGAGATCCGCCGGCCGCAACGCGGCTCGCGCCGGGCGCCCGCCGCCCACCGCCACGATCCGGCCAAGCTGTAG
- a CDS encoding DUF1028 domain-containing protein translates to MTFSIIARCPASGQFGAAVSSSSPAVASRCIRARAGVGAAVSQNITDPALGPAALDLMESGRTPHEALDALQQRPYIAYRQLMAIDAAHPPAIYTGGSCLGKISSHAGEHAACAGNMLASLEVPRIMLEAFERAQGSLAERLLQAMLAGQAAGGEEGPVHSAGVLVVSDLAWPIVDLRLDWVEDGPIEALYQAWKVYEPQVQDYITRARDPRAAPSFGVPGDP, encoded by the coding sequence ATGACCTTTTCGATCATCGCGCGCTGCCCGGCCTCCGGCCAGTTCGGCGCGGCCGTCTCGTCGTCCTCGCCGGCCGTCGCCTCGCGCTGCATCCGGGCCCGCGCCGGCGTCGGCGCGGCCGTCAGCCAGAACATCACCGATCCCGCGCTGGGGCCCGCGGCCCTGGACCTGATGGAGTCCGGCCGCACGCCGCACGAGGCGCTGGACGCGCTCCAGCAACGGCCCTACATCGCCTATCGGCAGCTGATGGCCATCGATGCCGCGCATCCGCCGGCCATTTACACGGGCGGCAGCTGCCTGGGGAAGATCTCCAGCCATGCCGGCGAACATGCGGCCTGCGCGGGCAATATGCTGGCCTCGCTCGAGGTCCCGCGTATCATGCTGGAGGCCTTCGAGCGTGCCCAGGGCTCGCTGGCCGAACGCCTGTTGCAGGCCATGCTGGCCGGGCAGGCGGCCGGCGGCGAGGAAGGCCCGGTCCATTCCGCGGGGGTGCTGGTGGTCTCCGACCTGGCGTGGCCCATCGTCGACCTGCGCCTGGACTGGGTGGAAGACGGCCCCATCGAGGCCCTGTACCAGGCCTGGAAAGTCTACGAGCCGCAGGTCCAGGACTACATCACCCGCGCCCGCGACCCGCGCGCCGCGCCGAGCTTCGGCGTGCCGGGCGACCCCTGA
- a CDS encoding NAD(P)H-quinone oxidoreductase: MTAIPRTMQAIVATRPGDAGVLALAERPVPAPGPGEVLLRVHAAGVNRPDIMQRQGLSKPAEGVTDVLGLEACGTVVAAGPGVPAALEGRRLMSLLPGGGYAPWCVARVDHALPVPDDLDDAAAGALPEGLFTVWHNLFELGRLRMGETVLIHGAAGGIGTLAVRMAHAAGARVIATAGRADRLPALREMGAAHALSYRETDFVAACHDLTQGRGVDVVLDMVGGDYVRRNLQALGFGGRHISLSFLQGSSVNIELLTLMQKQLSLHSSTLRPQTAAEKTRMASEIARHILPLVADGRIRPTIHATLPLAEAARSHRLLEDGEVFGKLVLLP, encoded by the coding sequence ATGACCGCTATCCCCCGCACCATGCAAGCCATCGTCGCCACCCGCCCCGGCGATGCCGGCGTACTTGCCCTGGCCGAAAGGCCCGTGCCGGCGCCCGGACCCGGCGAAGTGCTGCTGCGCGTGCACGCGGCCGGCGTCAACCGGCCCGACATCATGCAGCGGCAAGGCCTGTCCAAGCCCGCGGAAGGCGTCACCGACGTACTGGGCCTGGAAGCCTGCGGCACGGTCGTGGCGGCCGGACCGGGCGTGCCGGCCGCGCTGGAAGGCCGGCGCCTGATGAGCCTGTTGCCGGGCGGCGGCTATGCGCCCTGGTGCGTGGCGCGCGTGGACCATGCCCTGCCCGTTCCCGACGACCTGGACGACGCGGCGGCCGGCGCGCTGCCCGAAGGCCTGTTCACGGTATGGCACAACTTGTTCGAGCTGGGCCGGCTGCGCATGGGGGAAACCGTGCTGATACACGGCGCCGCCGGCGGCATCGGCACGCTGGCCGTGCGCATGGCCCATGCGGCCGGCGCCCGCGTCATCGCCACCGCCGGCCGCGCGGACCGCCTGCCGGCCCTGCGCGAGATGGGCGCCGCGCATGCGCTGAGCTACCGCGAGACCGACTTCGTGGCCGCCTGCCACGACCTGACGCAGGGCCGCGGGGTGGACGTGGTGCTGGATATGGTCGGCGGCGATTACGTGCGCCGCAATCTGCAGGCGCTCGGCTTCGGTGGACGCCACATCAGCCTGTCTTTCCTGCAGGGCTCGTCGGTGAACATCGAGCTGCTGACGCTGATGCAGAAGCAGCTGAGCCTGCATTCCTCCACCCTGCGCCCGCAGACCGCGGCGGAGAAAACCCGCATGGCCAGCGAAATCGCCCGCCACATCCTGCCGCTGGTGGCCGACGGCCGCATACGCCCGACAATCCATGCAACCCTGCCCCTGGCCGAGGCGGCGCGCTCGCACCGCCTGCTGGAAGACGGCGAGGTATTCGGCAAACTGGTACTGCTTCCCTGA
- a CDS encoding LysR substrate-binding domain-containing protein produces MLNRISLRQMEYFVATAKHGSIAAASAQIHISPPSISAAIAHIETELSVQLFVRHPSKGLALTILGAQVMQECEELLERASRLYEIASVSGDTIQGVLRVGCFQPLAAMIAPEVIYGFSRAFDKVELHMVEGDQQELIGKLHTLEIDLALTYDLQLGEEMNFEILAHLPPHVLVSELHPLAQQIAVTLDELAAQPMVLLDLPMSREYFMSLFAKAGLEPNVVARSRSEDVVRSMVANGIGYALFNVRPKSTQSLDGKRLVRLRLAGEHRPMLLGLATYKPLKPSRLAQAFMQRCRAYISDQYIPGMSAASFFDPYIPGEGEAPGR; encoded by the coding sequence ATGCTCAATCGCATTTCCCTGCGCCAGATGGAGTACTTCGTGGCGACGGCCAAGCACGGCAGCATTGCCGCGGCCTCCGCCCAGATCCATATCTCGCCGCCCTCGATCTCGGCGGCCATCGCCCACATCGAAACCGAGCTGAGCGTGCAGCTGTTCGTGCGGCATCCCTCCAAGGGGCTGGCGCTGACCATCCTGGGCGCCCAAGTCATGCAGGAATGCGAGGAACTGCTCGAACGCGCCTCCCGCCTTTATGAAATCGCCTCGGTTTCCGGCGACACCATCCAGGGCGTGCTGCGGGTAGGCTGCTTCCAGCCGCTGGCCGCGATGATCGCGCCCGAGGTCATCTACGGCTTTTCGCGCGCCTTCGACAAGGTGGAGCTGCATATGGTCGAGGGCGACCAGCAGGAACTGATCGGCAAGCTGCACACCCTGGAAATCGACCTCGCGCTGACCTACGACCTGCAGCTGGGCGAGGAAATGAATTTCGAAATCCTGGCCCACCTGCCGCCGCACGTCCTGGTAAGCGAGCTGCATCCGCTGGCGCAGCAGATCGCCGTGACGCTGGACGAACTGGCCGCCCAGCCCATGGTGCTGCTGGACCTGCCCATGAGCCGGGAGTACTTCATGTCGCTCTTCGCCAAGGCCGGGCTGGAGCCCAACGTCGTGGCCCGCTCGCGGTCCGAGGACGTGGTGCGGTCCATGGTGGCCAACGGCATCGGCTATGCGCTCTTCAACGTACGGCCCAAGTCCACGCAATCGCTGGACGGCAAACGCCTGGTGCGCCTGCGGCTGGCGGGCGAGCACCGTCCCATGCTGCTCGGGCTGGCCACGTACAAACCCTTGAAGCCCTCGCGCCTGGCCCAGGCCTTCATGCAGCGCTGCCGCGCATATATCTCGGACCAGTACATCCCGGGCATGAGCGCGGCCAGCTTCTTCGACCCCTATATCCCCGGCGAAGGCGAGGCGCCCGGGCGCTGA